The genomic interval GTGACTCTGAATATGTAAATTCTTACTTAACCCGCTTGATGGACACAGATCCAAACATAAAATTTAACATGAAACACGGTATGTATACCAGCGGAACCAAATCCCCTTATGAATTAATTATGGGTGCAAGAGAGTATTCAATAAGGGATATCATAGCAGACATTAAAACTGCTACCCTTGTATTAGATGCAGAAAAAGACGATTCATTTCCAGATCAGCCCAAAAAGGTTTACGATGGACTAGTGTCGGTTCCATCTTCATCTAAGAAGTATATCCTCTTTACCGAAGAAGAAGGTGCAGAAGAACACTGTCAGTGTGGATCTCCTGCAATAACAAATCAGAGAATATTTGATTGGCTTGATCAAATATTAAAGAATAATTCCTAATTTTTGGTGATTAATAACAGGATTTCCCGTTAGACTATTCCTAGATATACAAAGCCATAATATTTGTCAATACAATATTCATCAAGGTTTCCAACCTTAATTGTGAAAGTGATATTTGACAATTTTGCTAGATCAATTTGGCTCGTTTCATGTTGTTCGTAGAATGGTCGCAGTAATAGGGCATTAATTCTAAAAATGCAAGAATATTAGAGTATTGCACCTAGTTAGCAAGGTCAATATATTTTTTCGGTGATATCAAAGATATGAATAAAACAAAAAATATTCACAATAACAAGAACGACAAACTCATTGTCGCCTCAATTGCAATCGTGGTCGCATTAGCTTTGATCGCAAGCCCTCTAGTAGCTGTGGATGATGCCTTTGCAACCAAAAAGAAGAACAAAGCCAACCAGTCAATAGATCAGTCACAATCTTCAGCTCAAAACGCCTTATGTACTTCTGGAGGAACAACTTTCCTCTCATGTAACAATGTAAGTTTCCAACATCAGTTTAACAGTGGAAACAATGCATTAGCACAGACAGGCCAAGGTGGAAACTCTGCAGAACAAAGCATCAGTCAATCACAATCTTCTAGCCAAAACAGCCAAGTAGTTTCTGGTGGAGATACGATAGGCTCTGGTAACAACATCAACGTCCAAAGTCAAACAAACACAGGTAGCAATGCAGCTGCACAGAGCTGAATCACCCTAATTTTTTTTTATCTAAAGAAAAAGAAGAAGGCAAGGAAAATTTTTTAAATGCATAACAAAGAATCATGTAGAATATGCGGTTATATTTTGGAAGGTTCAGAGATCTGTCCCGGTATTCATAACGTTATTTGTGAAGAAATAGTATCTTGGAGTTGTAAGAATTGTAGCAATGTAGAAATACATTTCCATAGTAACCATCATTACCTTAACGAATCTATATTCTAGTAGATTCGGATCTCTTTTTAGTCATTCTGAGAGCCATATCTATTTACATTCTATAAGAAAATATTTCTATCATCAAATTCATTAATTTGGGCCTTAATCGGGAAAGATTCCAAAGAAAGTCTTTACAAATTTTCTCTTTGCCAATTTCAATGCGTTTTCTCCTCTTTCTGTCAAGCTGTATACTATAGTTTTGCCATCTTTTTCTTCCACTATAAATCCTGCTTCCCTTAGACCCTTAAGAGCGGGATATATGGTCCCAGGACTAGGCTTTTTTTCGCCCTTTCTATTGGCTATTTCTCCTGCTAGTTCTTGTCCATGCATTGGCTTTTTGGATAGCAAGAAAAGAATGAGAAAACCCAGCATTCCTCTCATATCGCAACAATCACCCGCACCGTCTCTATTCATATGTTTATTAATATTGGGTATCCGATATATATAAATACGTCTTCTCTCATTAATATCGTATGTCCGATGATCGGGATAGGGGGGTGAAATAATGGGTTACAGTTGCTGCAGCTCGAGTTATGCTTCAAGGAGTTTTCTCACAAAGGAAGAAAAGATTCAGTTACTAAGGGAATATCACCAAGATCTAAAAAAGGAAGTTCAGGGTGTAGAAGAGAAAATAAAGGAACTTGAGGTAAACTAGCTCTTCTTGTCGTTTTTATTTTTTACCTTTCTTTATTCGTGTCATAAATTTCTAATACAAATCAAAAGCCTGGATTAGTCTATTAGCCGAGGAATATCCAAAACTGGTAATAATGGTATACCAAACGTGATATTTTGGGTTTCTTGATTCGATTCTTTTCTTGTATATTTCAATATTTATCTATTTATTGTTTGTTAAAATAATATTTTAGTGAACACCGAGAACATGTACGTTTACACATCATTATCGAAACATGTAGTTCGAAGGATAATAGATAGTAAAATGGCCAAACTTTGTAATGGGGATGATTGTTTTGATCAAAATAATTCTAATAGAAATTCTTGGGGAGGTGGCCCTTTATATGCCTGAAAGAAAGAGAGGTCAAAATTCTAAAGAGGGGGATGTTGAATTATCGGAAGCTACTGAAAAAAGAATCGATAGTCTTCCTGAGCACGCTCAACATATATTTAAAAAAGCCCACAGTAACGCTGTAAAAGAATACAAAGATCCAAGGAAGAGGAGGGGAGGCACAAAAGAAGATGTCGAAGAGGTTGCTCATAAGGTTGCGTGGGCCGCAGTCAAAAAGGAATATAAAAAAAATGGAGACAAGTGGGTCAAAAAATGAATGGCGAGTTCTGCTCCTAGCCAAGAATAAATCCTTTATTAGTTAAGCCCGCCATTCATTCTGACATTATATACAATCATTTTTTCCTTGTTAAAATAGATGAGTTTTTGAAATAACCTGTCTCTTCTAATCACCAAACTAATTGTTTGACTCTCTACCTATCAAACCATTCACCGCCATCATCATCATCATCATAAACAAACATCGTTTCACATTACTTTACGGTAAGTACGTTCATTTTTAGAGGATAATATTTGGAGTAAGTTACCTCAGATATTTATCCCTAAAGATTTCAATAAAGAATTAGCATTATTTAGAAAATTTCTAGTTTACTGCATCGAATATTATTATCAAGTGATCCAACTGAATTTCAACTGTTATTTTTTGAAATATAGAGTTGGAATGTCATATCGGCATATCAATTACCTATTTATCAGATTCCTGACTGGCTTTGGTAAACAGTTATTTGAATTTGATTTCAATAAGACTAGATATGTGTAGTTTTGTCACAGGACCTTGATCCGGTTTTATCATTTTCATTTCAAGGCATATTGCTATTTTACAAAGAGAAACTTTTAACCTTTGAAATTCTTTATAATTATGCTGTGGAGGTAACTATTTGTTGCCATAAAAAGTAACTAATAAATAGCCTTAGTTATTCTTTACTATCATGCGTGACGCAAACTTAATAAAAATCATGATAGAAGAACGAGCTTTGATCAAACTGATAAAGTCAATTGGAGAAAAAGAATATTCTACGAGGGATTTGTTGAAAAAATTAGGGGCATATGGATATGGCCACAAGTTACTACTCAAAGCAGCTGATAAGGGATTGGTTGAAAGAAGTACAGTTAAAAACAGAACCTACAACAAGTTGACAAAAGAGGGCAAAAAAATGATGAAGTTGGCCTCTGAGATTGGCGTTTAGTGATTTTTGAGGAATCAAATTTCACCTTATCATTGATAAAAAACCCTATTTTTTAGAAAATTGTGACCCATTAATCTAACATAACAGTTTGAATTATCCACTATTTTGCTGCGTACAGATTATGAATGGATAGCTGTCGCTGCACTACATTTTAGACGCAGACAAAGAATTCCCCAATCCAATCCTATCTAAGTAATTTACAGTAGCTCGATGAATTGTGTAATATATGATATTTACCATTTTAGCTATGTAATGTTAATATGATGAATAAGAACTCTTATTCAAGTCATTAATTTGCATCAACAACACAATGTAGTTTTAGTCTCTTATCCAGAGAATTTTGCCATAGAAGAAGCTAAGGGTTTAATCGAATCGATGCCAAATTACAGAATAATAAAGGTTTTTACTCAAAAGTATCTCAATCGTACGAAGTATGGAATGGGGGCGGGTAAAGCTGAGGAAATAAAACAATTTGTATCTCAAGCTTTGGATGTAGAAAAAGTAATCATAGATGAACACCTAACTGCCAAACAATTATTCAATTTAGAAACCCTTTTGGAGATTCCTGTAATAGATAGAGAGCGACTCATCCTTGATCTTTTTTACTCAAAGGCAACCACAAATGAGTCAAAACTCCAAATACAGCTAGCAGAAGTGCAGTACAAGATTCCCCAAATACGAGAAAATGCCAAACTTATGAGCAAGAGTGGTGAGCGCGCGGGGAAGGGCGGAATGGGTGAGTACGTTGTTGATGTTCAATTTCGAGACCTCAAACGTCAAATGTCTTTTATAAAGGAAAAACTTTATGACGCCCATCTAAAACGACAGGAATACCGAAAACAAAGACTAAGAAAAGGGATGTTTATTGTATCCCTGGTTGGTTATACCAGCTCGGGAAAGACTACTTTGTTTAACCTTTTGACTAAAGAGAACAAGGAAACATCTGCAAGTCTTTTCACGACTCTTTCAACTACGACTAGATCCCTTAATGC from Candidatus Nitrosocosmicus hydrocola carries:
- a CDS encoding PadR family transcriptional regulator, translating into MNRDGAGDCCDMRGMLGFLILFLLSKKPMHGQELAGEIANRKGEKKPSPGTIYPALKGLREAGFIVEEKDGKTIVYSLTERGENALKLAKRKFVKTFFGIFPD
- a CDS encoding ChaB family protein produces the protein MPERKRGQNSKEGDVELSEATEKRIDSLPEHAQHIFKKAHSNAVKEYKDPRKRRGGTKEDVEEVAHKVAWAAVKKEYKKNGDKWVKK
- a CDS encoding DUF5320 domain-containing protein — its product is MGYSCCSSSYASRSFLTKEEKIQLLREYHQDLKKEVQGVEEKIKELEVN
- the hflX gene encoding GTPase HflX, translated to MHQQHNVVLVSYPENFAIEEAKGLIESMPNYRIIKVFTQKYLNRTKYGMGAGKAEEIKQFVSQALDVEKVIIDEHLTAKQLFNLETLLEIPVIDRERLILDLFYSKATTNESKLQIQLAEVQYKIPQIRENAKLMSKSGERAGKGGMGEYVVDVQFRDLKRQMSFIKEKLYDAHLKRQEYRKQRLRKGMFIVSLVGYTSSGKTTLFNLLTKENKETSASLFTTLSTTTRSLNASHFSKDSEKTKDILLVDTVGFISRLPHYMIEAFKSTLEESLEADLILFLIDSSEELNDVGTKYSSSWNVLKDLEVDKSKLYILLTKADTAENQKLKEIMSYMEPSIEKIAISSKSGHGINKLKNLIISKKTEREKTE